One Candidatus Ornithobacterium hominis genomic region harbors:
- a CDS encoding topoisomerase C-terminal repeat-containing protein, whose protein sequence is MEYYNIIKDLQVSDVITTAIWEMKLKKVAEGTEDVKLFYKEITDFTNNIVQDIFSKDTKLTSITTERKTLGKCPKCGNGNILEGKKSFGCTNWKKGCDFTIWKTIAGKKISESVIQDLISKKETRLLKGFKSKAGKSFDARLKLNNEFKIEFDFNK, encoded by the coding sequence TTGGAATACTATAACATTATCAAAGATTTGCAAGTAAGTGATGTAATTACTACTGCTATCTGGGAAATGAAATTAAAGAAAGTTGCTGAAGGAACTGAAGATGTTAAATTATTTTATAAAGAAATCACAGATTTTACAAACAATATTGTTCAAGATATCTTTAGTAAAGATACCAAACTAACCTCTATAACAACTGAAAGAAAAACCCTTGGAAAATGTCCTAAATGTGGTAATGGAAATATTTTAGAAGGAAAAAAATCGTTTGGTTGTACAAATTGGAAAAAAGGTTGTGATTTTACAATATGGAAAACCATTGCAGGAAAAAAAATATCTGAATCAGTAATTCAAGATTTAATTAGCAAAAAAGAAACAAGATTATTGAAAGGTTTCAAATCTAAAGCAGGCAAAAGTTTTGACGCTAGGTTAAAACTTAATAATGAATTTAAAATTGAATTTGATTTTAATAAATAA
- a CDS encoding DUF262 domain-containing protein: MSKLNIDQKTIKGLFVDKKTDFLIPDYQRPYAWGETECQTLWDDIFTFAIPEDDATKFRQDEEYFLGPIVTFKNGSGKQEIIDGQQRLTTLMLLLRAFYERSGMMQDKGTKSMRKMIEQCVWKTNEFDEPNKEALKIDSEVATDDDKEEFLDILKAGVAPNNFKSRYAENYRFFQKKIDDFLANYPTFFPYLPIRILGNCILLPIEAENQDTALRIFSTLNDRGKPLSDADIFKAEFYKYYSKNGKKEDFIERWRELERLSSLAFNSSKDSPLDELFTLYMYFLRAKQGNTNTTTEALRKFYEKDTYKALKNETTLDELEILIKFWYDVNNQDLNRFSDKVLQLLFVLNYAPNGMWYYFVSVYFMHNKQSDGSLEENAFSKFLERTIGFIWAYALTNPGVNALRTPIYREMVNLINGKEVTFSDFKFERDNLENIIKSYRFLNQRQITRSMITWWAYQHNQQVLLPLESKFDIEHIYAKNRVKNEPLKDGWNAELLGNKSLLEQRINIRSSDYRFTDKVKYYKGLQGGKGERKQTCISELLAMANEKNDFTEDDILNRNEAIIKGFIAYLDQNELLK, translated from the coding sequence ATGTCAAAACTCAACATAGACCAAAAAACCATTAAGGGACTTTTTGTAGATAAGAAAACCGATTTTCTTATTCCTGATTATCAGCGTCCATACGCTTGGGGTGAAACAGAGTGTCAAACTCTTTGGGATGATATTTTTACTTTTGCAATTCCAGAAGATGATGCAACCAAATTCCGGCAGGATGAAGAGTATTTTCTAGGACCAATAGTTACTTTCAAGAATGGAAGTGGCAAACAAGAAATTATAGATGGGCAACAACGTCTCACAACCTTAATGCTTTTATTGAGAGCATTCTATGAACGTTCAGGAATGATGCAGGATAAAGGAACTAAAAGTATGCGGAAGATGATTGAGCAATGTGTTTGGAAAACAAATGAGTTTGACGAACCGAACAAAGAAGCTTTGAAAATAGATTCTGAAGTTGCTACTGATGATGATAAAGAAGAATTCTTAGATATTCTCAAAGCTGGAGTTGCTCCAAATAATTTCAAAAGTCGATATGCAGAGAACTATCGTTTCTTCCAAAAGAAAATAGATGATTTCTTAGCAAACTATCCAACATTTTTTCCATATCTGCCTATTAGAATTCTTGGTAATTGCATTTTATTACCTATTGAAGCCGAAAACCAAGATACGGCATTACGCATCTTTTCCACACTAAACGATAGAGGAAAACCTCTTTCCGATGCTGATATTTTCAAAGCTGAGTTTTATAAATACTACTCTAAGAATGGTAAGAAAGAAGATTTTATAGAACGCTGGAGAGAGTTAGAGCGTTTGTCTTCTTTGGCATTTAACTCGAGTAAGGATTCTCCTTTAGATGAACTTTTCACGCTGTATATGTATTTCTTACGAGCTAAACAGGGAAATACTAACACGACAACAGAGGCTTTACGTAAGTTCTATGAGAAGGATACATATAAAGCCTTGAAAAATGAAACAACTTTAGATGAACTTGAAATTCTTATAAAGTTTTGGTACGATGTCAATAATCAAGACTTAAATAGGTTTTCAGATAAAGTTCTACAACTCCTATTTGTATTAAATTATGCACCTAATGGCATGTGGTACTATTTTGTATCTGTCTATTTTATGCATAATAAACAGTCGGATGGCTCTTTGGAAGAGAATGCTTTCTCAAAATTTTTGGAACGAACAATCGGATTTATTTGGGCATACGCACTTACTAATCCAGGCGTAAATGCTCTTCGCACACCTATTTATCGCGAAATGGTTAATCTGATTAATGGTAAAGAAGTGACATTTTCTGATTTTAAGTTTGAAAGAGATAATCTCGAAAACATAATTAAAAGTTATAGATTTCTGAATCAGAGACAAATAACACGATCAATGATTACTTGGTGGGCTTATCAGCATAACCAACAAGTACTACTCCCTCTTGAAAGCAAATTTGACATAGAGCATATATATGCGAAAAATAGAGTGAAAAATGAGCCTTTAAAAGATGGATGGAATGCAGAACTTCTCGGAAACAAGTCTTTACTTGAACAGCGCATAAATATCAGATCTTCGGACTATAGGTTTACTGATAAAGTGAAGTATTACAAAGGATTGCAAGGGGGTAAGGGCGAAAGGAAACAGACGTGCATCTCAGAACTCTTGGCAATGGCAAACGAGAAAAATGATTTTACAGAAGACGATATCCTAAATCGTAATGAAGCAATTATCAAAGGGTTCATTGCTTATTTGGACCAAAATGAACTTTTAAAATAA
- a CDS encoding ParA family protein, with protein MSIITFSHQKGGVGKSTLAFNVAKKIYESANVCIVDYDKQGSLSQVSDMVYFDILENVLPEELPELDYDFVLVDTPPYLATNLTKIFEVSDIIVVPTRAGILDLFAIKGTIDLITEAKKQDNALIVFNLIKHNTTITQDIVNEMKTFNIKIAETKIQDLVSFTRSILVDTLDSKAQDHIDNLTEEILNMII; from the coding sequence ATGTCTATTATTACATTTTCACATCAAAAAGGGGGCGTTGGTAAATCAACCCTAGCATTCAATGTTGCAAAAAAAATATATGAATCAGCAAATGTTTGTATTGTTGATTATGATAAACAGGGTAGTTTATCACAGGTATCAGATATGGTGTATTTTGACATCTTAGAAAATGTTCTACCTGAAGAATTGCCAGAATTAGACTATGATTTCGTATTAGTTGATACGCCACCATATTTAGCAACCAACTTGACTAAAATTTTTGAAGTTTCAGATATAATCGTTGTTCCTACACGTGCTGGGATTTTAGATTTATTTGCAATAAAAGGAACAATAGATTTAATAACAGAAGCGAAAAAACAAGATAATGCCCTTATTGTGTTTAATCTTATTAAACATAATACGACGATTACACAAGATATTGTAAATGAAATGAAAACCTTCAATATAAAAATAGCAGAAACAAAAATTCAGGATTTGGTTTCATTTACACGGTCTATTCTAGTTGATACTTTAGATTCTAAAGCTCAAGATCACATTGATAATCTAACTGAAGAAATCCTTAATATGATTATATAA
- a CDS encoding transcriptional regulator codes for MKAEKNNYIFQVDDTVLVAPQVTGEKDWIEAKITEIEDNPFIGTVINVITPEVIIFFEKPDMFKPLIKKNT; via the coding sequence ATGAAAGCAGAAAAAAATAACTATATATTTCAAGTTGATGATACAGTTCTTGTAGCTCCTCAAGTTACAGGCGAGAAAGATTGGATTGAGGCTAAAATTACTGAAATTGAAGATAATCCTTTCATTGGAACCGTGATTAATGTAATCACTCCTGAAGTAATTATATTTTTTGAAAAACCTGATATGTTCAAGCCTTTGATTAAAAAAAATACTTAA
- a CDS encoding PDDEXK nuclease domain-containing protein: MSKDKIQKADKQDLSLVVRAIGTDLEHTQVRMITSANADMLFHYWKVGHFILYLQKKEGWGSKVIDNLSKAIRSQYPDKKGYSRRNIFYMCQFASAYPLEILNKMVEVNSLLQNPTLERVLNQTKELNQLVQEPLALIQFTENQRDIIVQQPVAQLGEISEMLSAIYHSDISKIEDIFKQSAIVRTNWASHVILLNSKLPLGERFWYITQAVANGWSSNVLQMQIETNLFARQITAKKVSNFSVRLPKPQSDLANYLMKDPYIFDMMGQTDKMAERDFERQLVSHITKYLLEMGSGFAFVAQQKHFEVGDSDFYADLILYNIQLHAYVVIELKATPFKPEYMGQLNFYINVVDDTLRGEHDNKTIGLLLCNGGDKVVAQYALSGYDQPIGVSDYQLTKTIPENLKSVLPTVEEVEEELNKFVDQE, translated from the coding sequence ATGAGCAAAGATAAAATACAGAAAGCCGATAAGCAAGATTTATCTCTCGTTGTACGAGCCATTGGTACTGATCTTGAGCATACACAAGTGCGCATGATTACTTCGGCTAATGCTGATATGCTCTTCCATTATTGGAAGGTGGGGCATTTTATTCTCTACCTCCAAAAGAAAGAAGGCTGGGGAAGCAAAGTTATCGACAATCTATCCAAGGCTATACGCTCACAATATCCTGACAAGAAGGGATACTCTCGCAGAAACATCTTCTATATGTGCCAGTTCGCCAGTGCTTATCCACTGGAAATACTGAACAAAATGGTTGAGGTGAATAGCTTGCTTCAAAATCCAACGTTGGAGCGTGTTTTGAACCAAACAAAAGAACTCAATCAATTAGTGCAAGAACCTCTTGCACTAATTCAATTCACCGAAAATCAAAGAGATATAATTGTACAACAGCCTGTTGCGCAATTAGGAGAGATTTCTGAAATGCTGTCGGCTATCTATCACAGCGACATTAGTAAGATAGAGGATATCTTCAAGCAATCTGCCATTGTTCGCACCAACTGGGCAAGCCATGTAATTCTGCTTAACAGTAAGTTGCCTTTAGGTGAACGCTTTTGGTATATTACACAGGCAGTTGCCAATGGTTGGAGCAGTAATGTTCTGCAAATGCAGATTGAGACCAATCTTTTCGCTCGGCAGATTACGGCAAAGAAAGTGAGTAACTTCTCGGTACGATTACCCAAACCGCAAAGCGACCTTGCCAACTATCTGATGAAAGACCCTTATATCTTTGATATGATGGGGCAAACGGATAAAATGGCAGAACGAGACTTTGAACGGCAATTGGTTTCGCATATCACAAAGTACTTACTCGAAATGGGAAGTGGCTTTGCGTTTGTAGCACAGCAGAAGCATTTTGAAGTAGGTGATTCTGATTTCTATGCCGACCTTATCCTCTATAATATCCAACTACACGCATACGTAGTTATCGAACTTAAAGCGACACCATTCAAGCCCGAATACATGGGACAACTGAACTTCTACATCAATGTAGTGGACGATACCCTCCGTGGCGAACACGACAACAAAACTATTGGCTTGCTCCTCTGCAATGGTGGCGACAAGGTTGTGGCACAATATGCACTCTCGGGTTACGATCAGCCAATCGGTGTCAGCGACTATCAACTAACAAAGACTATCCCTGAAAATCTGAAATCAGTGTTGCCTACTGTGGAGGAGGTGGAGGAAGAATTGAATAAATTCGTGGACCAAGAGTAG
- a CDS encoding virulence factor, whose protein sequence is MYAILFDLDTNCLNENYEGTTYHNAYKLIKDFMISNGFEWKQGSVYFGGNTIDAVTCVLAVQKLAKQYPWFSTCVKDVRMLRIEENNDLLPAISL, encoded by the coding sequence ATGTATGCAATATTATTTGATTTAGACACGAATTGCCTTAATGAAAATTATGAAGGCACTACATATCATAACGCCTATAAGCTAATCAAGGATTTTATGATTAGTAACGGATTTGAATGGAAGCAAGGAAGCGTTTATTTCGGTGGTAATACAATTGATGCAGTTACTTGTGTTCTTGCTGTCCAAAAATTAGCAAAACAATATCCTTGGTTCTCTACCTGTGTGAAAGATGTGAGAATGCTTAGAATAGAAGAAAACAACGATTTGCTCCCTGCTATTTCTTTGTAA
- a CDS encoding type II toxin-antitoxin system RelE/ParE family toxin — protein MEVRWTEEAAKKLEDNLDFWIEKNKSNEYSLKIIQQVELVEKVISENPYFLANYIKSLNLYKRNFFNGKFSLLYEVIEEQGLIYIKLFRSNREKPID, from the coding sequence ATGGAAGTTAGATGGACCGAAGAAGCTGCTAAAAAGCTTGAAGATAACCTTGATTTTTGGATAGAAAAAAATAAGAGTAATGAATATTCTTTAAAAATAATCCAACAGGTAGAATTGGTAGAAAAAGTGATATCTGAAAACCCTTATTTTTTAGCTAATTACATTAAGTCGCTTAATTTGTATAAAAGAAATTTTTTCAATGGTAAGTTTTCTCTGTTATATGAGGTGATAGAGGAACAAGGATTAATTTATATTAAATTATTCCGCAGTAATAGAGAAAAGCCGATAGATTAA
- a CDS encoding site-specific integrase gives MNIKRNIIFTLESRKKDGVLIVENVPIRMRVNFASKRIEFTTGYRIDAAKWDSDKQRVRNGCTNKLKQSASEINASLLGYYTEMQEIFKKFEVEEIIPSPEQIKEAFNALHKPIEEVKPRKSTPNVFYKVFDEFVRDCGQQNDWTDSTYEKFAAVKNHLMNFRDGLTFDFFDEKGLNDYVAYLRDVKEMRNSTIGKQLSFLKWFLRWAFKKGMHQNNDYDSYKPKLKSTQKKIIFLTWEELNKLREFEIPAAKQALDRVRDVFLFQCFTGLRYSDVFNLRRSDIKGDHIEVTTVKTSDSLIIELNNHSKAILDKYKDVAFENDKVLPVITNQKMNDYLKELAEMAGIDEPVRQTYYKGNERIDEVTPKYALLGTHAGRRTFICNAFALGIPPQVVMKWTGHSDYKAMKPYIDIADDIKANAMSKFNQL, from the coding sequence ATGAACATCAAGCGGAATATTATCTTCACGTTGGAAAGCAGGAAAAAGGACGGAGTTCTCATTGTTGAGAATGTGCCTATCCGTATGCGTGTTAATTTTGCTTCCAAACGAATTGAATTCACAACAGGTTATCGTATTGATGCTGCAAAATGGGATTCTGATAAGCAACGAGTAAGAAACGGTTGCACAAACAAATTGAAACAATCAGCTTCTGAAATCAATGCTTCACTCTTGGGCTATTATACAGAGATGCAGGAAATCTTCAAAAAGTTTGAAGTAGAAGAAATAATTCCATCTCCTGAACAAATTAAAGAGGCATTCAATGCGCTGCACAAACCTATAGAAGAAGTCAAACCGAGAAAATCAACACCTAATGTTTTCTACAAGGTATTCGATGAGTTTGTGAGAGATTGTGGACAACAGAATGATTGGACTGATTCTACTTACGAGAAGTTTGCTGCTGTGAAAAATCATTTGATGAACTTTCGTGATGGACTTACATTTGATTTCTTTGATGAAAAAGGTCTAAACGATTATGTTGCCTATCTCCGTGATGTAAAGGAAATGCGCAATTCTACTATTGGTAAGCAACTAAGTTTCTTAAAGTGGTTTTTACGCTGGGCTTTCAAGAAAGGTATGCACCAGAATAATGATTACGATAGCTATAAACCTAAACTCAAAAGCACACAGAAGAAAATCATCTTCCTCACATGGGAGGAACTGAACAAACTCCGAGAATTCGAAATACCTGCTGCCAAGCAGGCTCTTGATCGGGTGCGTGATGTATTTCTCTTCCAATGCTTCACGGGCTTGCGCTACTCCGATGTGTTTAATCTTCGTAGAAGTGATATAAAGGGCGACCACATTGAGGTTACAACGGTTAAGACTTCTGATAGCCTGATTATCGAGCTGAACAATCATAGCAAAGCGATTCTTGACAAATACAAGGATGTGGCGTTTGAAAATGATAAGGTCTTGCCTGTGATTACCAATCAGAAAATGAATGACTATCTCAAGGAATTAGCAGAAATGGCAGGGATTGACGAGCCTGTGCGCCAAACGTATTACAAAGGTAATGAGCGTATTGACGAAGTTACACCTAAATATGCCCTGCTTGGCACACATGCAGGTCGCCGCACTTTTATCTGCAATGCGTTTGCATTGGGTATTCCTCCTCAAGTTGTGATGAAGTGGACAGGACATAGCGACTACAAGGCAATGAAACCCTACATTGATATTGCAGACGACATCAAGGCGAATGCTATGAGTAAATTCAATCAATTATAA